ATATAAACTTCGATGGTCTCGTCTGCGGTCAGGTAATCCGCAAAAATCTCCAACACTTTTTCAAAGGTCAGCATCTGTTTTCACTCCTTTGCTTCACTTTTTATTCTACTCATATTATCCGGTACGGACAGTCAAAAAACAAGGATACCGCCAAAAAGAAAAAGCGGAGGAAGGTGCGGCGAAGAAACGCCGTTCCTCCCTCCGCAAATGGAGTATCTATCCCTGTTATGAAAGTTTAGAAAGCTGAGTAAGGATTTGACTCACACCCTCCCATAGCTGTTCCTGCCGCTGGGATATATCCTCCAAGTCAGCATCATAAACCCGCCCGGTCTCATGCACTTTGCGGGTCAGCTGATTTAAGTTGTTGCTGCTTCGGCGCATCAGGGAAACCAACTCCTTCAGCTCCGGCAGATCCAGTTTGACCACATACCCATCCAGTGCCATTTTCCGCAGATAGGCACTCAGATTTTCTGTTCCGTATTGCTGCATCTTTTGATGGATCAACTCCAGTTCCTCTGCTGACACCCAAAACAAAACCGGCACATCCCGCTTGCGCTTTGCCATGGTTATCGCTCCAGCTCCCGTTTTTTCGGGGCGGCAGACTTATGGGCGGGCAGCTCTTGTTTGAGCTTATCCCGTACTGAGGGACGGGACGGTTCCAGTTTTTCTCTCTGGGTACGGCTGCGCTGCTGTTCTTCACGCACCAGATCAATAAAACCATCCAGCACAGCAGGGTGGCTGTTTAAGGCATAACCACAACGGACGGTTTCGGGATTATCATTAGGAATGGTCTTGGCCCATTCTTTGTTGCGTCGGGAGTAGCGCCCATCCCAGTCCTGAAGCTGGACCGTGTTAGACAGAACCATAGATACACGCTCCATGCCATAGGTCTCGATCACACCCTTTGCCGCATCGTGGCTGAGATACATTCCGTCGAAGTGTTCCCGCACCGCCGCTTCAATGGACTCCTTGCATTGGAGATTTACATTGTTGGAAGCTCGGTACTGCTCCAGCTCCCCATGTTCTCTCGCATAGGCAGCAGAATGCGGATAGACCGGTGTTGTTCGCAGTTCCTCTTTAGCTCTGCACACATCGTCGGCACGGTTCTCAATGCTGTCCCGGATCACATCCATATAGCCGGTCTCCAGCTTTTCAAAATAACGGTACACATCCGCCAGCGGCGAGGGAGATTCCAAAAGCGCCTGGGCCTGTGCGTCGGTCAGCTCCAGCTCCTCCATTGCCATCACGATGTCCTCCCGGATGGTGTACTCATAGGCATGGTTTAAGACTTCTTCCGGGGGCTGGCTTTTCAGCCAGTCCCGGAACTTGTCCTGTTCGGCAGCCATCTTTTCATAAAGAGCTGTATTCAGATCGTTAGTATTCATGTTATCGCACCTCCTCATGCTGCTTTGGTTTCTTGTCTGTACTGCGGGGTTGCACCGGGCGTTTTAGGTTATCCAGCACCGAAGGCCGTGTGCTTTTGGCAACAACAGACTCGGTGTGTGCCTGCCCCTTTCCGTCGATGTTGAGCAGGGTATCCAGCTCCACCAGACGGGCGTTTTTGCTTCTCAGTTCTTCTTCATAAAGGAATGGCTTTCCGACTTCCTCCTTTGCGGCAGCCTGCTGCTGATAGAGGTTATCCAGCTGGGCCTTTGCCGCCTCCAGACGCTGGGGCATCTGGGCGAGGGCATTGTCGATACGGGTAAGATTTCCGCGAGGGTCTGTACCAAGGGTTGCCCGGTGGGTCATCTGTCCTTTCAGCAGGAGCGTATACTCCTGTTTCCAAGCGGAAAATTCCACGGACATGGCATAACCCCGGTAGTTGCCGATCTGCACCGGATCGGAGGTTTTGACCTCCTTGCAGGCATCCAAAAGGGCTGCACCGGCGTTCTCCTTATCGGTCAGCAGGTCTCCACGAATCTCCATACCAGCAAAACCGTCCTCCGGGTGCGGGTGAGCTGCCAAAACCTCCAGATCGGATTCAAAGCCCTTGATAAAACCTTTGTGCTTTTCAATCTCCTCCGGGAAGTATTTGAGCAGCTGGTCCTCCAGACGATATTGCTTGCTCTGGTGGTCGGCTTTCATCAGTTTCAGGCGGGATACCTCCACATCCAAATCCATACGCTCCTTGATACGGGGGTCTCCAGCACACAAAGCCTTGATCTCGGCAAAGGAAAGCGCCGTTTCATCCACATCATCGCAGGAGCGCACCGGCGATTTAGAAGTCATGATCTGGGAAATGAATTTCTGCTTATTCTCCACCGTCTGCCAGAGGTATGCGTCAAAGGTTCCTTCGGTCACATAGCGGTACACATGGACAAGAGGATTCTGGTTGCCCTGGCGCTCGATACGGCCCTTGCGCTGGGCAAGGTCTCCCGGTCTCCACGATAGCGATAGGTAAGGTCTGAGCGGTGCGCCAGCACCGCTTTCCACCTTTTCCCCCGCTTCACACCGTGCATGCGAGTTTCCCCGCACACGGCGTTCCATCATTACAAAAGAATCATTAGAATAGTAAGAATTTCAAAGCTAAGAAACTGTATTAAATCTCAGGCTGTCCTGTCAGAACTCGCAGGGCGTTCAGTTTTGCTAATGCCTTTTTATCAAGTTGGAAAAGGTTCAAGTACACGACAATGGTATTTGGGTCTGTAGCATGAATCAGTCGGTGAATATCCCGGTGGACAATTACCAGATTCATATACTTGTCTGTGCCGCCCCTGCACAATGGCTGTTTGTGGTGACAATGTATTTCATCAAGCCAAAGCTCTTTTCCAGTCACAGCGCAACGCCCGTATTGTGCGGCATAAAGGGAAATCCTGTTGTCCATGTACTCAACACTTCGTCGTGGCTCTTTTATGCGCATCAGCGCAAGCATAATCGAAGTGTTGATGCCAAGGTTCTTGTGAATTTCCGCTCTACCCTCCGGTGTGTATTTACAAACCTTTTTCTTCTTGAACAATGGGGTTTTGGTCTGAATATATCCGACAGGTGCTACGGTTTTACTGCTGATAAAGCGAATTTGTTTGCTATCACCGTAATTCTTGCGGATATAGACCTCATTGATTTGCCCCTTTTTCGTAAGCCTGCCATAAAGTCTGTTCTTCATCACTGTAGACACTGCCCGGTGTATCTGTTCACAATCCGTTGCAATCATGGTTGCATAGCGGTAGTAGTTGTGAATTCCGAATACCATCGAATTGTACAGAGTAATTTCTCTGGCTTCGTCATCTCGGTCTTGAACATGGGCAATCTGCTTGACCTGCTCAATAAGAGCGGCTGTTTCTTTTGAAATGGCTTTTTCAGTCATATGCGATTTAACCACATACCGTTTCCGCTTCTTGACTGCTTTCATTTCAAATCCAAGAAATTTGGAGTAGTGCCGTTTCAGATTAACGATTTTCGACTTTTCTTCACTGATTTCCAGTTTGAGCCGGTCTTGCAGCCACAGTTTTACAGCAATGAATACTTTTTCTGCATCACTGCGTTTCCGACAAAATAACTTGAAATCGTCTGCATAGCGGACAATATGCACTTCCTTGAGTTTAGTGGTATTTTTGAAAGCACCATAAATCGCCGTTTTATTGATTGTGCCATTTGGCCGTACTTCACAGCTATACTCATATTTGGTGGGCATATTCTCCCATTGGGAGGCAATCCACCAATCAAGTTCATTCAGTACGATATTCGATAGGAGCGGTGAGAGAATGCCTCCTTGTGGCGTTCCTTTTACTGGATGCTCAACCGTTCCGTCTGGCATAATAATCGGTGCTTTTAACATCTCTCGGATGATGCACAATAGCTTTTTATCCCGTATACCCATATGCCAAATCTGCTGTATCAATTTTGTGTGGTTGACATTATCAAAGAAACCCTTGATGTCTACATCGACCACAAAATATAACTTTTGCAGATTTATCATCTTGTAGCACTGTGCAATCGCATTCTCGGCTGACCGGTTTGGGCGAAAGCCATTGCTCCGCTCATAAAATTTAGCTTCGCAAATTGGTTCCATTACCTGCAAAATACATTGCTGAACCAACCTACCCACGATTGTCGGGATTCCAAGAGGACGCATTTTGCCATTGGGCTTTGGGATTTCTACCCGCTTGACAGGCTTTGGCTTATAGTACATTAGCTTTCTCTGCACGATACGGACATACTGCTCTACAGGAAGTTTTTCAATATCCCTGATAGTTTGCTTGTCTGTACCGGCTGTATAGCTGCCACCATTCCGCTTTATATTTCGGTATGCCAGCCGGATATTTTCTTCGCTGCTGATTATGTCCATCAGCTTTGTAAAGATTTTACCTTGCTGGCTTTCCGCATACAGTCGGTCAAATACTGGCTGCAAATCGTAGTATTCTGAGTGCCTTAGTTTCTTTTGCTTTGTCATAGGCAACACCCCCTCTGGGCTGTTTTTCTTTGTCATACTCGAAGCTATGAATGTTCTTACCTATAACTATTTTTTGTAATGACTGGTGGCTGTTGCTCCGCTCCCATTACAGGAGCATCTTTGCTCGTGCCACCACTTTCACAGCAATTAAAGGTGCTTATTTTCTTCGTCACCACCGCAATCATGCGTTATGCTGCTTCCCACGTTCCGATAATTCTATCTATACATATATACTTAGGTGCTTGCTCTGAGCCTGCCAGTCCAACAGTGCCTGTAACACTGTAAGGTGTTTCGTAACTGCCATTTCTACTAAACCTCGCTGGCTGCCGTTTTTCAGACCGGCGCACATTTCTATACGCTCCTCGGTTTAGACCCGTACATTCGTAAGTTCGTCAGGTATTTCTACCATTCTCACCATATATATTTTGTAGACCCCCGGCATATAGGTCACAGCCTCCACCTCTGGAGACCTTTCGTTTGCGTTGTATCACAGCCGCAATTACGGTGACTCTCTGCCGACTTCACCGAGCTTCAGACCGCATTTCTGCCGCCTGTCGGAGTATCAGAGTAGGCATTTCAGGGCGTTACCCCGTCATTCTACCTATCGAATTATCAGTTCTATAAAGCATAGTCCTGCGGCTCCTTTCAATCCACAGAATATATTTTTAATGTGCTTTACGCCTAACCTTTTCAGTTAGGAACGTGTCGCACGACAGTCCAGGTCATGAAGTGCCACCAGACGGTCCTGCACATTGGTGCCTGCGCCCATCTTGGCGGTGCTGCCCAAAAGGACACGAACCTGACCGGTACGGACTTTAGAGAACAGCTCCTTTTTCCGCACTTCGGTATTGGCTTCATGGATAAAAGCGATCTGGTCGGCAGGCATCCCCTGGGCAATGAGTTTCTGACGAATATCGTCATATACCGTAAAGACCGGTTCCTGCTCCGGCAGAGGCACAGCGCCTTCCAATGCGTGAAGCAGTGGATTATCCAGCGTTTTCGCCGCCTTGCTTGCAGGAGCTTTGGCCTGTGGTGTAGAAATGTCGCAGAACACCAGCTGGGTCAGCTTGTCAGCTTTGCCGTCCCGCCAGATCTGCATGATGTTGTCCACACACTGATTGACCTTTGTGCCAGGTTCGTCCGGCAGCATCTGGTTGACGATCCTCTGGTCAAGCCCCAGCTTACGGCCATCCGAGGTAATCTTGAGCATGTTATCCTGGGACGGGTCAACAGTTCCGCTGTGTACCAGCGATGCACGCTCCGAAAGAGCTTTGACCATTTCCTGCTGATGTTCGGTAGGCTGCGCCACGATGTTGTGGTATTCCACTTCCGGGGTAGGCAGATTCAGCTGGTCGGCAGTCTTAATGTCGGCCACTTCTTTGAACAGGTTCATCAGCTCCGGCAGATTAAAGAACTTGCTGAATCTCGTTCTTGCCCGGTAGCCGGTGCCTTCCGGTGCCAGCTCCAATGCTGTGACGGTCTCCCCAAATCGGGAAGCCCAGCAGTCGAAGTGGGTCATGTTCAACTCTTGCAGACGTTCATACTGAAGGTAACGCTGCATGGTGTAAAGCTCGGTCATGGAGTTGCTGACCGGGGTTCCGGTTGCAAAGATAACGCCACGGTTTCCGGTAATCTCGTCCATATAGCGGCACTTGGCAAACATATCGGAGGATTTCTGCGCGTCCGATGTGGAAAGACCAGCCACATTCCGCATTTTTGTGTATAGAAACAGGTTTTTATAGTTGTGGGCCTCGTCCACAAACAACCGGTCCACACCCAGCTGCTCAAAAGTCACCACATCGTCTTTTCGCCCCTCGGCTTGCAGCTTTTCCAATCTGGCTTCCAGAGATTTGCGGGTGCGTTCCAGCTGCTTGACAGTAAAACGCTCGCCGCCGCTGGCCTGCACCTCTGCAATCCCCTCGGTGATCTCGTCGATCTGTTCATAGAGAAGCCTTTCCTGACGCTCCCGGCTGATGGGGATACGCTCAA
This DNA window, taken from Dysosmobacter welbionis, encodes the following:
- a CDS encoding plasmid mobilization protein, yielding MTMAKRKRDVPVLFWVSAEELELIHQKMQQYGTENLSAYLRKMALDGYVVKLDLPELKELVSLMRRSSNNLNQLTRKVHETGRVYDADLEDISQRQEQLWEGVSQILTQLSKLS
- a CDS encoding DUF3849 domain-containing protein; translated protein: MNTNDLNTALYEKMAAEQDKFRDWLKSQPPEEVLNHAYEYTIREDIVMAMEELELTDAQAQALLESPSPLADVYRYFEKLETGYMDVIRDSIENRADDVCRAKEELRTTPVYPHSAAYAREHGELEQYRASNNVNLQCKESIEAAVREHFDGMYLSHDAAKGVIETYGMERVSMVLSNTVQLQDWDGRYSRRNKEWAKTIPNDNPETVRCGYALNSHPAVLDGFIDLVREEQQRSRTQREKLEPSRPSVRDKLKQELPAHKSAAPKKRELER
- the ltrA gene encoding group II intron reverse transcriptase/maturase; translated protein: MTKQKKLRHSEYYDLQPVFDRLYAESQQGKIFTKLMDIISSEENIRLAYRNIKRNGGSYTAGTDKQTIRDIEKLPVEQYVRIVQRKLMYYKPKPVKRVEIPKPNGKMRPLGIPTIVGRLVQQCILQVMEPICEAKFYERSNGFRPNRSAENAIAQCYKMINLQKLYFVVDVDIKGFFDNVNHTKLIQQIWHMGIRDKKLLCIIREMLKAPIIMPDGTVEHPVKGTPQGGILSPLLSNIVLNELDWWIASQWENMPTKYEYSCEVRPNGTINKTAIYGAFKNTTKLKEVHIVRYADDFKLFCRKRSDAEKVFIAVKLWLQDRLKLEISEEKSKIVNLKRHYSKFLGFEMKAVKKRKRYVVKSHMTEKAISKETAALIEQVKQIAHVQDRDDEAREITLYNSMVFGIHNYYRYATMIATDCEQIHRAVSTVMKNRLYGRLTKKGQINEVYIRKNYGDSKQIRFISSKTVAPVGYIQTKTPLFKKKKVCKYTPEGRAEIHKNLGINTSIMLALMRIKEPRRSVEYMDNRISLYAAQYGRCAVTGKELWLDEIHCHHKQPLCRGGTDKYMNLVIVHRDIHRLIHATDPNTIVVYLNLFQLDKKALAKLNALRVLTGQPEI